From one Amycolatopsis sp. FDAARGOS 1241 genomic stretch:
- a CDS encoding succinate dehydrogenase hydrophobic membrane anchor subunit — MADQLVIESPRQPRRPAARRSNKELYSWLFMRISGLALIILVLGHLLIMNILDGGVHRINWGFVAGRWASPFWQFWDLAMLWLAEIHGGNGLRTIIDDYARKDNTRFWLKILLYVSMVLILAVGTLVIFTFDPEMPAS, encoded by the coding sequence ATGGCCGACCAACTCGTCATCGAATCGCCGCGCCAGCCGCGGCGACCGGCGGCCCGCCGCAGCAACAAAGAGCTGTACAGCTGGCTGTTCATGCGCATCTCGGGCCTCGCGCTGATCATCCTGGTGCTCGGCCACCTGCTGATCATGAACATCCTCGACGGCGGCGTGCACCGCATCAACTGGGGCTTCGTCGCCGGCCGCTGGGCCTCGCCGTTCTGGCAGTTCTGGGACCTCGCGATGTTGTGGCTCGCCGAAATCCACGGCGGCAACGGCCTGCGCACGATCATCGACGACTACGCGCGCAAGGACAACACGCGGTTCTGGCTGAAGATCCTGCTGTACGTCTCGATGGTCCTGATCCTGGCCGTCGGCACGCTGGTGATCTTCACGTTCGACCCCGAGATGCCCGCCAGCTAA